GCCGGCGACCTTGCGGAAGACGTCCTCGTCGCCCGGCTGGTCGAAGTCGGCGCGCACGACGGCAGAGGCGTATTGCTCGGCGCTTTCGGCGTTCAGGCCCATCTTCTCGGCCGCCCACAGGCCCAGCAGCTTGTTGCGGCGGGCCATGGCCTTGAACTCTTGCTCCTGATCGAGGGCAAATTTGGCCTCATAGGCCTGTTCCCGATCATCGAAGGTGGTCATGGACGGTCTTCAGCTCCAGTCACGGTTCGCGCACCACGCGACCCAAGGGCTTCGTCTATAGCCGGGCTGCGGACGAACGCAACATGACTTCGCCTGACACCAGCGACGCGGGGCGTTTGTGTCGCGGGCCTGCTTCAGCTAGGGTGAAAGCGACCCTATTTAACCGACCGCCGATTCCGGATCGCGCCGCCAGCACACCACCGGCCGCGCGATTTTTGTTTCTGGCAAACCTGACTTTTCCCCTCTGGGACCCGACCCGGAAACGACCAGAAGACCATGAACGCCAAACGCAAGAAGCTCTACGAAGGCAAGGCCAAGATCCTTTACGAAGGTCCCGAGCCCGGCACTCTGATCCAATATTTCAAGGACGATGCCACAGCTTTCAACGGCGAGAAGAAGGCTCAGCTGGAGGGTAAGGGCGTCATCAACAACCGCATCAGCGAGTTCGTTATGAGCCGCCTGAACGGCATCGGCGTCACCAATCACTTCATCAAGCGGCTGAATCTGCGTGAGCAGCTGATCCGCGAGGTCGAGATCATCCCGCTGGAAGTGGTGTGCCGTAACGTCGTCGCCGGTTCACTGGCGACGCGCCTGGGTCAGGAAGAGGGCACGCCCCTGCCCCGTTCGATCATCGAATTCTATTACAAGAAGGATGAGCTGAACGACCCGATGGTGACCGAAGAGCACATCACCGCCTTCAACTGGGCCTCGACCCAGGAGATCGACGACATCCTGGCCATGACTGTGCGGGTCAACGACTATCTGTCGGGCATGTTCGGTGCCGTCGGCATCACTCTGGTGGACTTCAAGATCGAGTTTGGCCGCATCTGGGAAAACGATTTCTCGCGCGTCATCCTGGCCGACGAGATCAGCCCCGATTCCTGCCGCCTGTGGGACACGACCACCGGCGAGAAGATGGACAAGGACCGGTTCCGCCGCGACCTGGGCAATGTGATCGAGAGCTATGCCGAGGTGGCGCGCCGCCTGGGCATCATGAAGGATATGCCGACGGTGATTCAGGGCGGGTTGCACTGACGATGACAAAGACGGTCAAGGTTCACATCTTCCTGAAGCCCGGCGTCCTGGACGTGCAGGGCAAGGCGGTCGAAGGCGCGCTGAACGGCCTGGGCTGGCCTGGCGTCGCCAATGCGCGGGTCGGCAAGCTGATCGAGTTCGACTTCGACGGCGAAGGCGACCCCCAGGCCGAGGTCAAACGCATGTGCGAAACTCTGCTGGCCAATACGGTGATCGAATCCTATCGGATCGAGATCGGCTGAAGATCGTTAGGTGCCTGAACTCGATACGGAGCGTTCCATGACCTTCACCCTGACCTCCAACGACATCACCGACGGCGGGGTCCTGCCGGATGCGCAGGTTCAGGCCAAGGGCGATACCTCGCCCCATCTGGCATGGTCAGGCGCGCCTGAGGGCACCAAGAGCTTCGCCATCACTTGCTATGATCCGGACGCGCCGACGGGCTCGGGTTTCTGGCACTGGACCGTGGCCAATATTCCGGCCGACGTCAGCGAAATCCCGACCGGGGGCCCGGTGCCTGCCGGGGCGGTCGAGGGTCGGACCGACTATGGCGCGCCCGGCTTCGGCGGGGCAGCACCGCCGCCGGGGCATGGCCCACACCGCTATATCTTCACCGTCTTTGCGGTGGACGTGGAACAACTGGACGTGACGCCGGACAATTCCGGTGCCGTGTTCGGGTTCAACCTCTTCTTCCACACCCTGGCCAAGGCCACGATCACCGCGACCTATGAGAACAAGGGCTGAGGCTCGCCTCGCCCCTGACATCGGCCGCGAACCCTGCTAAACGCCCGCGCCATGAGCGCAGCCGTCATCGTCTTCCCCGGATCCAACTGTGATCGCGACTGCAAGGTCGCGGTC
The genomic region above belongs to Brevundimonas vitisensis and contains:
- a CDS encoding DUF1476 domain-containing protein, whose protein sequence is MTTFDDREQAYEAKFALDQEQEFKAMARRNKLLGLWAAEKMGLNAESAEQYASAVVRADFDQPGDEDVFRKVAGDFEGSGLEIRESEIRRKMDEFGSIARDQIRAGE
- the purC gene encoding phosphoribosylaminoimidazolesuccinocarboxamide synthase codes for the protein MNAKRKKLYEGKAKILYEGPEPGTLIQYFKDDATAFNGEKKAQLEGKGVINNRISEFVMSRLNGIGVTNHFIKRLNLREQLIREVEIIPLEVVCRNVVAGSLATRLGQEEGTPLPRSIIEFYYKKDELNDPMVTEEHITAFNWASTQEIDDILAMTVRVNDYLSGMFGAVGITLVDFKIEFGRIWENDFSRVILADEISPDSCRLWDTTTGEKMDKDRFRRDLGNVIESYAEVARRLGIMKDMPTVIQGGLH
- the purS gene encoding phosphoribosylformylglycinamidine synthase subunit PurS, with protein sequence MTKTVKVHIFLKPGVLDVQGKAVEGALNGLGWPGVANARVGKLIEFDFDGEGDPQAEVKRMCETLLANTVIESYRIEIG
- a CDS encoding YbhB/YbcL family Raf kinase inhibitor-like protein, producing MTFTLTSNDITDGGVLPDAQVQAKGDTSPHLAWSGAPEGTKSFAITCYDPDAPTGSGFWHWTVANIPADVSEIPTGGPVPAGAVEGRTDYGAPGFGGAAPPPGHGPHRYIFTVFAVDVEQLDVTPDNSGAVFGFNLFFHTLAKATITATYENKG